From Methanomicrobiales archaeon HGW-Methanomicrobiales-1, a single genomic window includes:
- a CDS encoding PBS lyase, producing the protein MEPNVPDKPEGAEEIEKLNLEGLIKTLLDSTDPNVRQYAAYLLGKAKNPRAIEPLIHALADFDKSVREQAMLALSTLGKAAVEPLAEAMKEPKWETRYRAAEALGKIADEKAVQPLIQGLKDNREHVRYMAAKGLRGLGDSDAIEPMIILLKDENNYVRMMVARALGAIGGTNVNAALAAALEVETDEQVKETIREAMK; encoded by the coding sequence ATGGAACCTAACGTACCCGATAAACCCGAAGGAGCAGAGGAGATCGAAAAACTGAATCTTGAAGGCCTGATAAAAACCCTTCTCGACAGCACGGATCCCAATGTCCGGCAGTATGCCGCGTACCTGCTCGGAAAAGCAAAGAACCCCCGGGCAATCGAACCCCTGATCCATGCCCTTGCGGATTTCGACAAATCCGTGCGTGAACAGGCCATGCTCGCTCTCTCCACCCTGGGAAAAGCAGCAGTCGAGCCGCTTGCTGAAGCAATGAAGGAGCCCAAATGGGAGACCCGGTACCGTGCAGCAGAAGCGCTCGGAAAGATTGCCGATGAAAAAGCAGTCCAGCCGCTGATCCAGGGACTCAAGGACAACCGCGAACATGTCCGGTATATGGCGGCAAAAGGGCTGCGTGGACTCGGGGATTCCGATGCAATCGAGCCGATGATCATCCTGCTCAAGGATGAGAACAATTATGTCCGGATGATGGTTGCCCGGGCACTCGGTGCAATCGGCGGAACGAATGTCAATGCCGCGCTTGCTGCTGCCCTTGAAGTGGAAACGGATGAGCAAGTGAAAGAAACGATACGCGAAGCAATGAAGTAG
- a CDS encoding methionine--tRNA ligase: MTSPPLLVTCGLPYTNGPCHLGHLRTYVPADAYVRYMRRMGEEVVFVCGSDNHGTPIVVSAEETGITPRAMSERYHAHFDETFKRMNVMFDHFGMTDNPANHHRTQSIVAELEKNGYIYKQIVHQAYCPKCKRFLPDRYVEGTCPHCGKPARGDECDQGCGKHLEPGEIKDPLCKVCGTKAEFRDQEHYFFKLSEFKDFLLPYLDTLRGTSNAKNYAIGWIKDELHDWCITRTLEWGVKFPGRDDLVVYVWVDAPISYIAFTEEWAKKTGNDWKRFWCGENRVTHFIGGDIIYHHCIFWPALLKGAGYGVPHAIVASGMVKVDDHKFSKSRGYVVWTNDDYLDKGLPADYLRYYLLAYTSHTKELNFSWKVFAERINNEVVNIFGNFVYRTLYFAQKEWEGIPGGTVDPAITAEIGKCLATVNGYMQEYEFKGAVDSIMALAAFGNSYIQTNAPWKLIKTDRAAAAQVIRNCVQITKALALLLEPVMPATAQNCWKQLGYYDQVADHPISDATHPVPEGCINAPTPLFVKMEEDQVKELDALLQKRVAEANKKTEKIPMVTFEEFQKLDIRTGKVLSAEPVPKSNKLFKLQVDIGSETRQIVAGVQQFYKPEELVGKDVVVVTNLAPAKIFGVESNGMVLAAGDAASLLVPFRPVEPGSKIR; encoded by the coding sequence ATGACATCGCCACCGCTGCTGGTCACGTGCGGGCTGCCGTACACAAACGGCCCCTGCCATCTCGGACACCTGCGAACGTACGTTCCCGCTGATGCGTACGTCCGCTATATGCGGCGGATGGGAGAGGAAGTTGTCTTCGTCTGCGGTTCGGACAATCACGGGACGCCGATCGTGGTCTCTGCTGAAGAGACCGGCATCACGCCGCGGGCCATGTCCGAACGCTACCACGCGCACTTCGACGAGACGTTCAAGCGGATGAACGTGATGTTCGATCACTTCGGCATGACCGACAATCCCGCAAACCACCACCGCACGCAGAGCATCGTTGCCGAGCTCGAGAAGAACGGGTACATCTACAAGCAGATCGTGCACCAGGCCTACTGCCCGAAATGCAAACGCTTCCTGCCGGACCGGTACGTGGAGGGCACCTGCCCCCACTGCGGGAAACCCGCCCGCGGGGATGAATGCGACCAGGGGTGCGGTAAGCATCTTGAGCCCGGCGAGATAAAAGACCCGCTCTGCAAAGTCTGCGGGACCAAGGCCGAGTTCCGCGACCAGGAACATTACTTCTTCAAACTCTCGGAGTTCAAGGATTTCTTACTCCCCTATCTCGACACCCTGCGGGGCACGAGCAATGCGAAGAACTACGCGATCGGCTGGATCAAAGACGAACTCCATGACTGGTGCATCACCCGCACGCTCGAATGGGGTGTGAAGTTTCCGGGCCGCGATGATCTCGTGGTCTATGTCTGGGTCGATGCCCCGATCAGCTATATCGCGTTTACCGAAGAGTGGGCCAAAAAGACCGGCAATGACTGGAAACGGTTCTGGTGCGGGGAGAACCGGGTCACGCATTTCATTGGCGGCGATATCATCTACCACCACTGCATCTTCTGGCCAGCGCTGCTGAAAGGCGCAGGCTACGGAGTCCCGCACGCGATTGTCGCGAGCGGCATGGTCAAGGTGGACGACCACAAGTTCTCGAAGTCCCGGGGCTATGTGGTCTGGACCAACGACGATTACCTGGACAAAGGACTGCCGGCCGATTACCTGCGCTACTACCTGCTCGCGTACACGAGCCATACCAAGGAACTGAACTTTTCGTGGAAAGTTTTTGCCGAGCGGATCAACAACGAGGTGGTCAACATTTTCGGCAACTTTGTGTACCGCACACTCTACTTTGCCCAGAAGGAATGGGAGGGCATCCCCGGCGGCACCGTTGACCCGGCGATCACGGCCGAGATCGGGAAGTGCCTTGCGACCGTGAACGGCTACATGCAGGAGTACGAGTTCAAGGGTGCGGTCGATTCGATCATGGCACTCGCAGCGTTTGGCAACTCCTATATCCAGACCAATGCGCCGTGGAAACTGATCAAGACCGACCGGGCAGCAGCCGCACAGGTGATCCGGAACTGCGTCCAGATAACAAAAGCCCTTGCGCTGCTCCTTGAACCCGTGATGCCGGCAACTGCCCAGAACTGCTGGAAACAACTCGGCTATTACGATCAGGTTGCAGACCACCCGATCAGCGACGCCACCCACCCGGTACCGGAAGGCTGCATCAACGCCCCGACCCCGCTCTTTGTGAAGATGGAAGAGGATCAGGTGAAAGAACTCGATGCACTGCTCCAGAAGCGGGTGGCAGAAGCGAACAAGAAGACAGAGAAGATACCCATGGTTACATTCGAGGAATTCCAGAAATTAGACATCAGGACCGGAAAAGTCCTGTCCGCAGAGCCGGTACCGAAATCGAACAAACTCTTCAAGTTGCAGGTCGATATCGGCAGCGAGACCCGGCAGATCGTTGCCGGCGTGCAGCAATTCTACAAGCCCGAGGAACTGGTGGGAAAGGATGTCGTTGTGGTCACCAACCTTGCGCCGGCAAAAATCTTTGGCGTGGAGAGCAATGGCATGGTACTTGCAGCGGGAGATGCCGCGTCACTGCTCGTGCCGTTCCGGCCGGTGGAGCCGGGCAGTAAGATCCGGTAA
- a CDS encoding phosphoesterase produces MSLPNAGGSGENSGLANAIKSRTAHVVHLTHNDLDAVGADAIHRMKFGTDGVFTIWSSVGKFAGLFALVASCEGKGDLLSISDLGYHREIELIAKKATANGWNIEWRDHHRWRDDEIKKTERTVALLHIDTSVCGTGIVARDIAPDNPVAAEIARVVCDYDLWKHEDPRSAVLGQVLQRKKNRDHVRDCLVAGIFSDALIEQEYAEIKAEMEAMMQRSLNHATFLGKKYRIAFAPLYGYPSETAHFIRDERKTDIEVIIGKDGKFSVRSVPPISHIIAREFGGGGHPNAAGGSFNFSVVERFTWWLFKKSRHFDEFVKAAEAN; encoded by the coding sequence ATGTCACTCCCGAATGCAGGTGGAAGCGGAGAGAACAGCGGCCTTGCAAATGCCATAAAAAGCCGCACTGCACACGTCGTCCACCTCACCCATAATGATCTCGATGCCGTGGGAGCGGATGCAATTCACCGGATGAAGTTTGGCACCGATGGCGTGTTTACCATCTGGAGTTCGGTGGGAAAATTTGCCGGGCTCTTTGCACTTGTTGCTTCCTGCGAGGGAAAAGGCGACCTGCTCTCCATCTCGGATCTCGGGTATCACCGGGAAATTGAACTGATTGCCAAAAAAGCTACCGCAAACGGCTGGAACATTGAGTGGAGGGATCACCACCGGTGGCGGGATGACGAGATCAAAAAAACAGAGCGCACGGTTGCGCTGCTCCATATCGATACATCCGTATGCGGAACCGGCATCGTTGCCCGCGACATTGCTCCCGATAATCCGGTTGCCGCCGAGATTGCCCGGGTTGTCTGCGATTATGATCTCTGGAAGCATGAAGATCCCCGGTCTGCGGTGCTCGGGCAGGTGCTCCAGCGCAAGAAGAACCGCGACCATGTCCGCGACTGCCTTGTTGCCGGGATCTTTTCCGATGCCCTGATCGAGCAGGAGTACGCGGAGATCAAGGCCGAGATGGAGGCAATGATGCAGCGCAGCCTGAACCACGCGACATTCCTCGGAAAAAAATACCGGATTGCATTTGCGCCGCTCTATGGCTACCCGAGCGAGACCGCCCATTTCATCCGGGATGAAAGGAAGACCGATATCGAGGTGATCATAGGAAAGGATGGCAAGTTCTCGGTGCGCTCCGTCCCCCCGATCAGCCACATCATTGCCCGCGAATTTGGCGGGGGCGGGCACCCCAACGCTGCGGGAGGCTCGTTTAATTTTTCCGTGGTTGAACGGTTCACGTGGTGGCTGTTCAAGAAGAGCCGGCACTTCGACGAATTCGTGAAGGCGGCAGAAGCAAACTGA
- a CDS encoding sodium:proton exchanger — MYLMLAAVIIISVSIILLYIGNHFRLPSIVSFLIIGMLLGPFGLGLITDQSAIETFGEVGIILLLFTIGLEFSFEKLLHSWRTVIIGGLLQVTTTIVAITLVTSYFKLPFNEALAFGFIVSLSSTAIVMKILQERREVDTLQGRTLLGILIFQDLAIIPMILITPMLVGSSGPDLNGIPFQIGKVAGLLLIIIILAKWVIPAFLFRVARQRNRELFFISIAGTCIVIAWLTSEAGLSVTLGAFVAGLIIGESDYNIDALSHIIPFRDVFAAIFFLSIGMLLNTSTVLTDLNWIILIVLIIFFVKILTGMFSAAVLGMPARVCIFTGLALCQIGEFSFVLAKTGLDSHLITDGIYQLFLAGAIITMALTPFIMNASPRVVDLYYRIAPRRALYPGQHEPEDVSDSNLSGHMIIAGYGATGKSVARAAEITGIPYMVIELNPEIIRKEKTSRHPHFIFGDAAQREVLEHAGIYNARALVVVVSEEDAIPRIVRLARQLSPHIHIVARIRHIRRTQEILDLGADEVVSEEFEAAREIFTRALRKYHLPEAEIQKIVSRLQKWGYAKFIKNPENGMTKSSMDTMLHSLRIHTIRVEPGSFSDGKTVAGLELKKRFGIADFGFRHGEVTVFDPDDNQKIRAGDALIIFASDEKIEEMSPLFRACMTDD, encoded by the coding sequence ATGTACCTGATGCTTGCAGCAGTTATCATCATCTCAGTGTCGATCATCCTCCTGTATATCGGCAACCATTTCCGGCTCCCGAGTATCGTCTCCTTCCTGATCATCGGCATGCTGCTGGGTCCGTTCGGTTTGGGCCTCATCACCGACCAGTCCGCCATCGAAACCTTTGGCGAAGTCGGGATCATCCTTTTACTCTTCACGATCGGTCTTGAGTTCTCGTTTGAAAAACTCCTCCACTCGTGGCGCACGGTCATCATCGGCGGGTTACTCCAGGTAACGACAACGATCGTGGCAATCACCCTTGTCACTTCGTATTTCAAGCTCCCGTTCAACGAAGCCCTCGCCTTTGGGTTCATTGTATCCCTTTCCAGTACCGCCATTGTCATGAAAATCCTGCAGGAACGCAGGGAAGTCGATACGCTCCAGGGCCGGACACTGCTTGGCATCCTCATCTTCCAGGACCTTGCCATCATACCAATGATCCTCATCACGCCGATGCTGGTGGGAAGCAGCGGACCCGACCTGAACGGCATCCCGTTCCAGATCGGAAAAGTTGCCGGGCTCCTGCTGATCATTATCATCCTTGCCAAATGGGTCATCCCCGCGTTCCTGTTCCGGGTTGCCCGCCAGAGAAACCGCGAACTGTTTTTCATCTCCATCGCCGGCACCTGTATCGTTATTGCCTGGCTGACAAGCGAGGCCGGCCTCTCGGTCACGCTCGGGGCATTTGTGGCGGGCCTTATTATCGGGGAATCTGATTACAATATCGATGCGCTCAGCCATATCATTCCGTTCCGGGATGTTTTTGCAGCAATATTTTTCCTCTCTATCGGCATGCTCCTCAATACCAGTACGGTCTTGACAGATCTCAACTGGATTATCCTGATTGTCCTCATCATATTTTTCGTGAAGATCCTGACGGGTATGTTTTCAGCCGCAGTTCTTGGCATGCCCGCCCGGGTCTGCATCTTTACCGGGCTTGCCCTCTGCCAGATCGGGGAATTTTCCTTTGTGCTTGCAAAGACCGGTCTTGATTCCCATCTTATCACCGATGGAATCTACCAGCTTTTCCTGGCAGGTGCCATCATCACCATGGCGCTGACCCCGTTTATCATGAATGCCTCCCCGCGTGTTGTCGACCTCTATTACCGGATCGCACCCCGGCGTGCACTCTATCCCGGGCAGCATGAACCGGAGGATGTTTCTGACAGCAACCTCTCCGGCCATATGATCATCGCCGGGTATGGAGCCACAGGAAAAAGTGTGGCACGGGCAGCCGAGATCACTGGCATTCCCTACATGGTGATCGAGCTGAACCCGGAAATTATCCGGAAAGAGAAGACATCGCGCCACCCCCATTTCATATTCGGCGATGCCGCCCAGCGCGAAGTCCTCGAGCATGCCGGCATCTACAATGCCCGGGCGCTCGTGGTCGTTGTCTCGGAGGAGGATGCAATTCCCCGGATCGTCCGCCTGGCACGACAACTCTCCCCCCACATTCATATCGTTGCCCGGATACGCCACATTCGGCGTACGCAGGAGATCCTTGATCTCGGTGCAGATGAGGTCGTATCCGAAGAATTTGAGGCAGCACGGGAAATTTTTACCCGTGCACTAAGGAAATACCACCTGCCCGAAGCGGAGATCCAGAAGATTGTCTCCCGTCTCCAGAAATGGGGGTATGCGAAATTTATCAAGAACCCGGAGAATGGCATGACAAAATCCAGCATGGACACCATGTTGCATTCGCTCCGGATTCATACGATCCGGGTTGAACCCGGTTCATTTTCAGACGGGAAGACGGTGGCCGGTCTGGAGCTCAAAAAACGTTTTGGCATTGCGGATTTCGGGTTCCGGCACGGGGAAGTGACGGTCTTTGATCCCGATGACAACCAGAAGATCCGGGCAGGAGACGCCCTGATCATTTTTGCATCCGACGAAAAGATCGAAGAGATGTCGCCACTCTTCCGTGCATGCATGACCGATGACTAA
- a CDS encoding DNA-3-methyladenine glycosylase 2 family protein, which translates to MPGFSLSPRPPYDFSLSSAIFSKGDPQIRIFENNQFRQAMEIEKIPVLFEVESAGTPDNPALRCTLFSDRAIPQEIITIARDRIISLFNTADDLRLFYRAMEHDEVMAPLTRKLRGLKSPTTPTVFEALIDSIIEQQISLTVARTIQNRIIREYGARLDHAGRIYFCYPTPEILAGVPVELLRACGMTTRKAEYLHDLSLSISNGELDLEKFRNYPDTEQIIAEMIPVRGIGRWTAELTILRGIHRLDAFTADDVGTRRIIAKYYHRGERMSAADARNFADRWGEWKGLAAYYLEIADLLGIEPASLKKEL; encoded by the coding sequence ATGCCCGGTTTTTCCCTGTCGCCAAGACCTCCCTATGATTTCTCCCTCAGTTCCGCGATTTTTTCAAAGGGTGATCCGCAGATCCGCATTTTTGAGAACAACCAGTTCCGCCAGGCCATGGAAATAGAAAAAATACCTGTCCTGTTCGAAGTGGAATCGGCAGGAACCCCGGATAATCCTGCACTGCGGTGTACCCTTTTTTCTGACCGTGCAATTCCGCAGGAGATCATAACCATTGCCCGGGACCGGATCATCTCCCTTTTCAATACCGCCGATGACCTCCGGCTGTTCTATCGTGCAATGGAGCACGACGAGGTCATGGCCCCCCTCACCCGGAAATTGCGGGGGCTTAAGAGTCCCACAACGCCAACCGTTTTTGAAGCGCTCATCGATTCAATCATCGAACAGCAGATCTCGCTTACCGTTGCCCGCACGATCCAGAACCGGATTATCCGGGAGTATGGCGCACGTCTGGATCATGCGGGCAGGATTTACTTTTGTTATCCCACACCGGAAATTCTTGCCGGTGTACCCGTTGAATTATTGCGGGCGTGCGGCATGACCACCCGCAAAGCGGAGTACCTTCATGACCTGTCCCTTTCGATCAGCAACGGTGAGCTGGATTTAGAAAAATTCCGGAACTATCCGGATACGGAGCAGATCATTGCTGAAATGATCCCGGTGCGGGGTATCGGCCGGTGGACTGCGGAGCTGACAATACTGCGGGGAATCCACCGGCTTGATGCCTTCACGGCCGATGATGTGGGGACGCGAAGGATTATTGCAAAATATTATCACCGCGGTGAACGGATGTCTGCCGCTGATGCCCGGAACTTTGCAGACCGCTGGGGAGAGTGGAAAGGGCTCGCTGCCTATTACCTTGAGATTGCCGATCTTCTCGGCATTGAACCCGCCTCCTTAAAAAAAGAATTATGA
- a CDS encoding response regulator: MPHRIMLIEDDQPILEMMEILLKRIGYEPILVPEVLDAFRQIKQEPPSLILLDIMMTPINGWEFLEKLRGEYNLKEIPVLLFTASPSIEEKIAELKDPRLGVLQKPVSIIELKAGIEKFLGK, from the coding sequence ATGCCTCATAGAATTATGCTTATTGAAGACGATCAGCCAATTCTGGAGATGATGGAGATCCTCCTGAAGCGAATCGGCTACGAACCCATCCTCGTACCTGAAGTGCTTGATGCGTTCAGGCAGATCAAACAGGAACCGCCTTCACTCATCCTGCTCGATATCATGATGACACCGATCAACGGGTGGGAGTTTTTAGAAAAACTCCGCGGGGAATATAACTTAAAAGAGATCCCGGTGCTGCTCTTCACCGCATCGCCTTCCATTGAAGAAAAAATTGCAGAACTCAAAGATCCCCGGCTGGGTGTGCTCCAGAAACCGGTCTCCATCATTGAACTCAAAGCAGGCATTGAGAAATTTTTAGGAAAATAA